In a genomic window of Cerasicoccus sp. TK19100:
- a CDS encoding GreA/GreB family elongation factor, with product MNQEAIDLLIQKQPKLAGSRDKLEAMQAGAYCMHRSFGFGIIKGYDEAEAKLIIDFEDGKEGHLMAPAFCVDKLEILEPENILVRRRTEPDVIEEMIKKRPGDLIVEILSRLPDQEASPTELELLLSRLLGPTKFKKWWTQTKKVLVKDPRVQTPSRKIDPYILRDEPLKPEQEILEDFYVLKQPKKKILLAEKLYQISENVNEVESDLPNIFEHLTEAVKKAHGLSQAERLHGVWVRNDLARHLAADPETIEPTSKSLIMETDDLNELASEIPTGYQKRFLDLISRTYPDNWQTVAIDILRNSEGKMTSESISFLVDRECEQLVADHFKRWLREQNLRGPVLLWIIKNRNSRKFRKLVDGLIGPRFLNNVLYAIDLEALQNTGTRRIPLGDILSDDKELITDMLADASEEEARDLAQGLLLNQGFEDLTKKSLLARFIKSFPSIQTLISGSQPEKVEDLIVSQKSYDALNAELRDLIEKKIPENKEAIAVAREHGDLKENSEYKMARQDQDTLMARKANLERDLGRARVTDFTDAGTDTVGVGSIVKLSNSEGASEEYAILGAFDSMPEQNILSYKTPLGQALLGKGVGTTVTTEIDGNSVQWTIEGLERWVESGRKL from the coding sequence ATGAACCAAGAAGCAATCGATTTGCTCATTCAAAAGCAGCCCAAGTTGGCTGGCTCACGTGACAAGCTGGAAGCAATGCAAGCCGGCGCGTACTGCATGCATCGCTCCTTCGGCTTTGGCATTATCAAAGGCTATGATGAAGCCGAAGCTAAGCTGATTATCGACTTCGAAGACGGTAAGGAAGGCCACCTGATGGCCCCGGCATTCTGTGTCGATAAGCTGGAAATCCTTGAGCCGGAGAACATCCTCGTGCGCCGCCGCACCGAGCCCGACGTCATTGAGGAGATGATTAAGAAGCGTCCGGGCGATCTGATTGTTGAAATCCTTTCCCGCCTGCCTGACCAGGAAGCCAGCCCGACCGAGCTCGAGCTGCTGCTGTCCCGTCTGCTGGGCCCCACCAAGTTCAAGAAGTGGTGGACGCAGACCAAGAAAGTCCTCGTTAAGGACCCGCGCGTGCAAACGCCGTCCCGCAAGATCGACCCGTATATTTTGCGCGACGAGCCGCTCAAGCCCGAGCAGGAAATTCTGGAAGACTTCTACGTGCTCAAGCAGCCTAAGAAGAAGATCCTCCTCGCCGAAAAACTTTACCAGATCTCGGAGAACGTCAACGAGGTCGAGTCCGATCTGCCGAACATTTTCGAGCACCTCACGGAAGCCGTTAAAAAGGCCCACGGCCTCAGCCAAGCTGAGCGTCTGCACGGCGTCTGGGTCCGCAATGACCTGGCCCGCCACCTCGCCGCCGACCCGGAAACCATCGAGCCGACCTCGAAGTCGCTCATCATGGAAACCGACGACCTTAACGAGCTCGCTTCGGAAATCCCCACCGGCTACCAGAAGCGCTTCCTCGACCTGATTTCCCGCACTTACCCGGACAACTGGCAGACCGTCGCCATCGACATCCTGCGTAACTCCGAGGGTAAGATGACCAGCGAAAGCATTTCGTTCCTTGTGGACCGCGAATGCGAGCAGCTCGTCGCCGACCACTTCAAGCGCTGGCTCCGCGAGCAGAATCTGCGCGGCCCCGTCCTGTTGTGGATCATTAAGAACCGCAACAGCCGCAAGTTCCGCAAGCTCGTGGACGGCCTCATCGGCCCGCGTTTCTTGAACAACGTCCTTTACGCGATCGACCTCGAAGCGCTGCAAAACACCGGCACCCGCCGCATCCCGCTGGGTGACATTCTGTCCGACGACAAGGAGCTGATCACCGATATGCTTGCCGACGCCAGCGAAGAAGAAGCACGCGACTTGGCGCAAGGCCTCCTGCTCAACCAGGGCTTCGAAGACTTGACCAAGAAGTCGCTGCTGGCGCGCTTCATCAAGTCCTTCCCGAGCATTCAGACGCTTATTTCCGGCTCGCAGCCCGAGAAGGTGGAAGACCTCATCGTTTCGCAAAAGAGCTACGATGCGCTCAACGCCGAACTGCGCGACCTCATCGAGAAGAAGATTCCGGAGAACAAGGAAGCCATCGCGGTTGCCCGCGAACACGGCGACTTGAAGGAAAACTCCGAATACAAGATGGCCCGCCAGGACCAGGACACGCTCATGGCCCGCAAGGCCAACCTCGAGCGCGACCTCGGCCGCGCACGTGTCACGGACTTCACCGACGCTGGCACGGACACCGTGGGCGTTGGCTCGATTGTCAAGCTGAGCAACAGCGAAGGGGCCTCGGAAGAATACGCCATCCTCGGCGCGTTCGACTCCATGCCGGAGCAGAATATCCTCTCCTACAAGACTCCGCTGGGCCAAGCCCTGCTGGGCAAGGGCGTGGGCACGACGGTCACCACCGAGATCGACGGCAACTCCGTCCAGTGGACCATCGAAGGCCTCGAACGCTGGGTCGAGTCCGGCCGCAAGCTGTAA
- a CDS encoding ArsR/SmtB family transcription factor produces MPSWDTLKLLADPTRLRLIQLLRQEELSVAELQELLDMGQSRISSHLALLRQGGLLTDRKEGKKTFYSLSEAIGETTMRLVDACYEAAQEEPEFAEDEKNLERVLDRRRRASEEYFNQVAGRLGRNYCPGRSWEAIGHFLLHLTPHINIADLGAGEGVLSQLLAQRAKTVYCIDNSPRMVEVGTELAAKNNIDNLYYKLGDIENVPLENESIELALLSQALHHAEKPAKAIAEAHRILKPGGKLVILDLKEHQFEKARELYADRWLGFPENTLYHWLKDAGFGGVKVNVVSREEGDPGFETVMASGEKAD; encoded by the coding sequence ATGCCTTCTTGGGACACCCTTAAGCTACTTGCCGATCCGACGCGCCTGCGGTTGATACAACTGCTGCGCCAGGAGGAGCTGTCGGTGGCCGAGCTGCAGGAGTTGCTCGACATGGGGCAGTCGCGGATTTCGTCGCACCTGGCTCTGCTGCGGCAGGGCGGGCTGCTGACCGACCGCAAAGAGGGCAAGAAGACGTTTTACTCACTCAGCGAAGCAATCGGCGAAACGACGATGCGCCTGGTGGACGCCTGTTATGAGGCGGCGCAAGAGGAACCGGAATTTGCCGAAGACGAGAAAAACCTCGAGCGTGTGCTGGATCGGCGCCGCCGCGCTTCGGAGGAATACTTTAACCAAGTCGCCGGTCGTCTCGGGCGTAACTATTGTCCGGGGCGTTCGTGGGAAGCGATTGGCCACTTCCTGCTGCACCTGACGCCGCACATCAACATCGCGGACCTCGGGGCGGGCGAAGGGGTGTTGTCTCAGCTACTTGCCCAGCGGGCCAAGACGGTCTACTGCATCGATAATTCGCCGCGCATGGTGGAGGTCGGGACGGAGTTGGCCGCGAAGAACAACATCGACAATCTTTACTACAAGCTGGGCGACATCGAGAACGTTCCGCTGGAAAACGAGAGCATCGAGCTGGCGCTGTTGAGCCAGGCGCTGCACCACGCGGAGAAGCCGGCGAAGGCGATTGCCGAAGCCCACCGTATCTTGAAGCCCGGCGGAAAGCTCGTGATCCTCGACCTGAAGGAGCACCAGTTTGAAAAAGCCCGTGAGCTCTATGCGGACCGCTGGCTGGGCTTCCCGGAGAATACGCTTTACCACTGGCTAAAGGATGCCGGATTTGGCGGGGTGAAGGTCAACGTCGTCTCCCGTGAGGAGGGCGATCCGGGCTTTGAGACAGTTATGGCCAGCGGCGAGAAGGCGGATTAA
- a CDS encoding EcsC family protein: MSKPPPLPMDAPVWSEQDHADLQMAHRILERSSFANQVVNMLGAPIEKGLELLPDKAHGVIIGATDKALRAALEVALKTLEKDRIAAARNTIHKLATATTGGVGGAFGWASLPVELPISTTIMLRSIADVARSQGEDLKQPEARLACIEVFALGNKTKQEGSDASYIAIRALLAQRVTEAAQYAAQKGVLDAASPPLTRFVAKVAERFSITVTEKAAAVMVPAIGAVGGAIVNTYFTGFYQDMALGHFIMRRLERKFGQDVVQAEYLELDKAKGKKGKAKTLPKAADKG; this comes from the coding sequence ATGAGCAAGCCGCCGCCACTACCGATGGACGCTCCCGTGTGGAGCGAGCAGGATCACGCTGATTTGCAGATGGCGCATCGCATTCTGGAGCGCAGCAGTTTTGCGAATCAGGTGGTGAACATGCTCGGCGCGCCGATCGAGAAAGGCCTTGAGCTGTTGCCCGACAAGGCTCACGGCGTCATCATTGGCGCGACGGATAAGGCCCTGCGCGCAGCGCTCGAAGTGGCACTCAAAACTCTGGAGAAAGACCGCATCGCCGCCGCCAGGAATACCATCCACAAGCTCGCGACCGCGACGACTGGCGGGGTGGGGGGCGCGTTCGGTTGGGCATCACTGCCGGTCGAACTGCCGATTTCCACGACGATTATGTTGCGCTCGATTGCGGACGTGGCTCGCAGTCAGGGCGAGGATTTAAAACAACCCGAGGCGCGACTGGCGTGCATTGAGGTCTTTGCGCTGGGCAATAAAACCAAACAGGAAGGCTCCGACGCGAGTTATATTGCGATCCGCGCGTTGCTCGCCCAGCGGGTGACTGAAGCCGCGCAGTATGCAGCGCAAAAAGGCGTGCTCGACGCGGCGTCGCCACCGCTGACCCGTTTTGTGGCCAAGGTCGCGGAGCGCTTCAGCATAACGGTTACGGAAAAGGCGGCCGCCGTGATGGTGCCTGCCATTGGCGCGGTAGGCGGCGCGATTGTGAACACGTATTTCACTGGATTTTATCAGGATATGGCGCTGGGGCACTTCATCATGCGCCGTCTGGAGCGCAAGTTTGGCCAGGATGTCGTGCAGGCTGAATATCTGGAGCTGGATAAGGCCAAGGGGAAAAAGGGAAAAGCCAAGACGCTGCCCAAAGCTGCTGACAAGGGGTAG